The Deltaproteobacteria bacterium DNA segment CAGCTCCTCACCCAGGATCGAGAAGATGAAGTCGGTGTGGGCCTCGGGCAGGAAGAAGAGCTTCTGTCTTCCGTCGCCCAGGCCCAGGCCGGTGACGCCCCCGGCCCCGATGGAGATCAGGGACTCGGCCACCTGGTAGCCGGCGTCGTCGCGGGTGGCCCAGGGATCGAGGAAGGCCAGCACCCGCCGCATCCGGTACGGGGTGGCGACCACGAGGTAGACCGCCGCGGGCACGGCCATCATCGCCGCGAGGCCGAGGTAGCGCATCCGGGTGCCGGCGAGGAAGAGGAGCACGCCCACCACGAAGGAGAGGGTGACGGCGGTGCCGAAGTCGGGCTGCATCAGGATCAGGAGGATCGGGATGCCGGCGAGGAGCCCGGGGCCCAGGAAGCCGCCGCCGAGGGAGCGCACCTTGTCGTCCCCCTTTCGGGAGAGGGTCCAGGCCAGGTAGAGGACCACGGCCGGCTTGGCCACCTCGGAGGGCTGGAAGGAGAGCACGCCCAGCCGCACCCAGCGGGTGGCGCCGTTGGCGGTGACGCCGATCCCCGGCAGGAAGACCAGGCAGAGCAGCGCGATGGCGACGAGGAGGGCGAGGGGTGCCAGGTGCCGCAGGCGCTCGCTGCCGAGCTGGATGCAGGCCAGCATGGCCATCAGGCCGATGCCCGCGGCGCCCAGCTGCGCGAGGAGGTAGCGCAGCGGCTCGCCGGTGCGGTGCTCCGCCGCGACCGCGCTGGCGGAGTAGACCATCACCAGCCCGATGCCGGTGAGGAGCAGGAACGCCCAGAGGAGGACGGGATCGACGCGGCGGGTGCTCATGGGAGGGCCTCCACCAGCTCGCGGAAGCGCTGACCCCGGACCTCGTAGTTCGGGAACTGATCGTAGGAGGCGCAGGCCGGGGAGAGCAGGACGGTCTCCCCCGCGCCCGAGAGCTCGCGGGCTCGCTCCACCGCCGCCTCGAGGGTGCCGACGATCTCCGCCGGGCCGTGGGTCACCTCGCGCAGGGCCTCGACCAGGGCAGGCCCCTCCTCGCCGATGCCGAGCACCGCCTTGAGGCGCCCGCGCCCGGCCGCCGCCAGGGGGGCGTAGGAGGCGCCCTTGCCCCGCCCGCCGGCCACGAGGATCACGCCCGCGGCGAAGGCCGAGAGGCCGGTGACGGCGCTGTCGACGTTGGTGGCCTTGGAGTCGTTCACCCACTCCACGCCGCCGTGCGTGCGGACGGACTCGAGGCGGTGGGGCAGCCCGCCGAAGCGCTGCAGGCCCAGCTCGATCGCGCCGGGGCGCAGGCCCATCAGGCGCCCGGCCAGCACCGCCGCGGCGGCGTTGGCCTCGTTGTGGGGTCCGCGCAGGGCGGGGTTCTCCAGCCGGTAGCGCTCGACGGCGCCGTCCCCGGCCTGGAAGACCACCCTGCCCTCCTCGATCGAGGCGCTGGCGGGGCGGCCGGCCCCGTGGACGAAGAGGTGGGTGGCGCAGGGCGCCGCCTCCGCCATGGCGGCGGTGTGGGCGTCGTCGCCGTTCAGCACGAGGGCGTCGCCCGCCTCGGCGCTGCAGCGCTCGAAGATGCGGGCCTTGGCCGCCGCGTAGCCCTCCATGTCGCCGTGACGATCGAGGTGATCGGGCGTCAGGTTGAGGACCACCGCCACCCTCGGATGGAAGTGCCGGACGGTCTCGAGCTGGAAGCTGGAGACCTCCAGGACGATGGCGTCGAAGCGCTGCCCGCAGAGGGTGGCCTCGCTGGCCGGCCGGCCGAGGTTGCCACCGACGAAGACCTTCTGGCCGGCCGCGGTGAAGAGCTCCCCGAGGAGGGCCGTGGTCGTCGACTTGCCGTTGGTCCCCGTGAGGGCGACCACCGGCGTGCCGGTGAAGAAGGAGGCCGCCAGCTCGAGCTCGCCGAGGATGGGCACGCCGGCCTCGCCGGCGGCGCGAAGCTCGGGGATGCCCGAGGGGACGCCGGGAGAGACGACGATCAGATCCGCCTGCCGGAAGTCCTCGACCTCGTGCCGGCCGAGGACGAGCTCGACCGCCGCCAGCGCCGGATCGGCGGGCGCGTCGCTCTCTCTCGCGTCGGTCGCCTTCACGCTGGCGCCCTCGCGCAGGCAGAGCTTCGCCGCAGCCTGGCCGGAGCGGCCCCAGCCGACCACCAGCACCTTCAGGCCCTCGAGGGCGTAGGGCGGCCCGTAGTGGAGGGTCGTCGTCACCGCAGCTTCAACCCCGCGAGCGCGATCAGCGCGAACATGATGGAGATGACCCAGGCCCGGACGATGATCTTGGGCTCCTGCCACCCCTTGAGCTCGAAGTGGTGGTGGATGGGCGCCATCCGGAAGACCCGCTTGCCGGTGAGCTTGAAGGAGCCCACCTGCACGATCACCGAGAGGGCCTCGAGCAGGAAGAGGCCGTGGACGATGGCGCTCACCAGCTCGTTCTTGGTGAGGATGGCCAGCGTGCCCAGCCCGCCGCCGAGGGCCAGGGAGCCCACGTCGCCCATGAAGACCGAGGCGGGATAGGTGTTGTACCAGAGGAAGCCGATGCCAGCGCCGGCCAGGGCCGCGCAGTAGACCGAGAGCTCGGAGGCGCCGTCGATGTGCGGGATGTAGAGGTACTCGGCGAGGTTGAAGCCCGAGAGCACGGTGCCCGCGACGTAGGCCAGCACCAGCCAGGTCATGGCGGCGACGATCGAGGGGCCGATGGCCAGGCCGTCGAGGCCGTCGGTGAGGTTCGTGCCGTTGGCGGTGCCGACGATCACCCCGAGGGCGAGGAAGGGGTAGAGCCAGCCGAGGTCCGGGTTGAAGAGGTGCGTGCCGACGAAGGGCAACGCCACGTGGGTGTCGATCCCGTAGCCGACCAGCACCCAGGGGAACTCGGAGACCACCGTCAGATCGAGGTCGGTGTTGAAGATCAGGAGGAAGAGCCCGGCGAGGCCGAACTCCAGCGCCAGCCGCATCTTCCCCGAGAGGCCCTTGGACTTGTTGCGGAACTTGGTCCAGTCGTCGAGGAAGCCGATGACCCCGAAGGAGAAGGTCACCATCACCACCGTCCAGACCAGCCGCGAGCGGAGGTCGGCCCAGAGCAGGGTCCCCAGGAGGAGGGAGATGAGGATGAGCACGCCGCCCATCGAGGGGGTGCCCTGCTTCTCCTGGTGCGACTCGGGGGTGTCCTCGCGGACCGTGTCCTTGCCGTGCTGAGCGACCCGCAGCTGCCGGATGAACCAGGGGCCCAGGAAGAGGGAGACCATCAGGGCGGTGAGGCCGGCCATGGTGATCCGGAAGGAGGGGTAGCGCAGGACGTTCAGGAGCGGCCAGGCGTCCACGTAGGGGTAGAGGAGGTTGTAGATCATGCGCTCACCTCCTCCTCGAGCAGCGCGACGATGCGCTCCATCCGCATCCCGCGGCTCCCCTTGACCAGGACCACGTCGCCCTCTCGCGCCGCGCCGAGCGCGGCGGCGGCCTCCGCGGGCTCCTCGGTGTGTTGGCAGGCCTCGAGCCCGCCCTCCCGGGCGGCCGCGGCGGTGGAGGCCGAGAGGGGACCGAAGGCGACCAGCCCCTCCAGCCCGGCCCGGGCGGCGAGCGCGCCCAGCTCACGGTGGTGGGCCTCGGCGTGCGGGCCCAGCTCGAGCATGTCGCCGAGGGCGGCGAAGACCCGACCCCCGCCGCCGGGCGTGAGCGCGGCCAGCGCGGTGGCGGTCTGGAGGGCGGCGCCCATCGAGACGAGGTTCGCGTTGTAGCAGTCGTCCAGCAGGATGGCCCCGCCGCGGGTGGTGGTCCGTCGCAGCCGGCGCCCCACCGGCTCGACCGCGCCGAGCGCCACCGCCGCAGCGGCGAGGTCGGCGCCGAGCGCCCGGGCCACGGCCAGGGCGGCGCAGGCGTTGAGGGCGTTGTGGCTGCCGAGGAGGCCGAGCTCGAAGGTGAGGGTCTCGGCGCCGCCGACGCGGACGGTCACCCGCTGGCGGCCGCCGGCGAGGGTCTCCACCTCCAGGAGGCGCAGGTCGGCGTCCGCGGCCCGGCCGAAGGTCTGGAGCGCGAGCCCGCGCGTCCGCGCGGCCTCCCGGGCCAGGGGCAGGAGCAGGGCGTCGTCGGCGTTGGCGAGGGCCACCGCGCCTGCGGGCAGGCCCTGGTAGAGCTCGGCCTTGGCCCGGGCCACGCCCTCGAGGCTGCCGAGCCCCTCGAGGTGCACGCCCGCGGCGTTGGTGACCAGGCCCAGGGTGGGCTCGGCGATCTCGGTGAGCCGGGCGATCTCCCCGGGCGCGTTCATCCCCATCTCCACGACCGAGAAGGCGTGCGCCTCGCCGAGGGAGAAGAGGGTGAGGGGGACGCCGATGAGGTTGTTGAGGTTGCCGGTGGTGGCGTGCCCCGCCCCCAGGCTGGCGCCGAGGGCGGCCGCCGTGAGGGCCCGGGTGGTTGTCTTGCCGTTGCTGCCGGTGATGGCCACCAGGGGGAGGCCGGCGAAGCGCCGCCGGTGGTGGCGGGCCAGGTCACCCAGCGCCCGCTCGGTGTCGGGGACGAGGAAGAGGGAGAGGGCGGAGGGGGCGTCGGCGAGCTTCGGGTGCCCCGCGCGCACCACGGCGCCGGTGGCGCCCCCTTGCGCGGCCGTCGCGAGGAAGTCGTGACCGTCGAAGCGCTCGCCCTCGAGGGCGACGAAGAGCTGGCCTTCCGAGAGGCTGCGGGTGTCGGTGGAGACCGCGGCGAAGGTCGCGGGCGCAGCGCTGCCCTCGCCCGCCCGGTGGCTGGCCCCGGTGGCGTCGATCACCTCGCTCGTCGTGAAACCGTCTCGCTTCAATCCGTTGCTTCCTGTTGCACCCCTGGGTGTCATCTCCTCGTTCGACTGCATGTGCACTTCGCGTTCCGGGCCCGGGATCTCGCGGATCCGCCCGGATCTTCAGCCCTCCGCGCCTCCTCCGCGTGTCCCCGGCGCCACAGGGCTGCGGCTCTCGGGGGCCACGGTGAGGAGGGCCGAGGCCGCCACCTTCGCGTCGTCGAAGGGGAGCTTCCGGTCTCCGATCAGCTGATAGGTCTCGTGCCCCTTGCCGGCGATGAGCAGGACGTCGCCCGGCCCGGCCAGGCCCGCGGCCTGCTCGATGGCGCGGCGGCGGTCGGCCTCGACCTGGTGCTCGCAGCCGACCGGCAGGCCCGGCAGGATCTCGGCGATGATCGCCTCGGGGTCCTCGCTGCGGGGGTTGTCGGAGGTGACGACCACCCGGTCGGCGCGCGCGGCGGCGGCGGCCATGAGGGGGCGCTTGCCCCGGTCCCGGTCGCCGCCGCAGCCGAAGACCACCACGATCCGGGCGGAGGGCGGCGAGAGGAGGCGCAGCCCCTCGATGACGCGGAGGAGGGCGTCGTCGGTGTGGGCGTAGTCGACGAAGGTGTGGCGGGGCGCGGTGCCGGCCCGGGGGTCGGCGACCCGCTGCAGGCGCCCGGGCGGGCCGGGGAACGCGGCGATGCCCTCGCGGATCTGCTCGCCGCTGATCCCCAGGGCCTCGGCGGTGGCGGCGGCCGAGAGGAGGTTGGCGAGGTTGTGGCGGCCGACCATCTCGGAGCGGATCGGCAGGGCGCCCGTGCGCGGCAGGTGGAGGGTGGCGCGGATGCCCTCGAGGCCGAGGCGGATCTCGGAGGCGAAGGCCGCCGCGCCCTCGGCGGGCTCGTCGGTCGCGCTGGTGCCGACGGGCTCGAGCCCGCGCTCGGCGAGCTCGGTGTGGAGGCGGCGGCCCCACTCACCGTCGAGGGAGACGACGGCGGCGGCCCCCGGCTCCAGGTGCTCGTGGAAGAGCCGCGCCTTGGCCTGGAAGTAGCTCTCGAGATCCGGGTGGTAGTCGAGGTGATCGCGGGAGAGGCCGGTGAAGACCGCGGCCCGGAAGCGGCAGCCCTCGACCCGGCGCTGATCCAGGGCGTGGGAGGAGACCTCGAGCACGGCCAGCTCGGTGCCCGCCTCGACCATCTCGGCCAGGAGGGGCTGGAGGATCTCGGGCCCCGGGGTGGTGTGGGTCGCGGGGCGCTCGATCCCGGCGAAGCGGAAGGCGACCGTCCCGACCAGCCCGCTGGGCCGACCCGCGGCCCGGGCGATGGACTCGAGGATCCAGCTGACCGTGGTCTTGCCGTTGGTGCCGGTGATGCCCACCAGGGGCAGGCGCTCGGCGGGGCGGCCCGCCAGGTTCGCCGCGGCCTCGGCCAGCGCCGCCCGGCCGTCCTCGACCCGCAGCACCGCGACCCCCTCGGCCTGATCGGGGGAGAGGGCCGGCGCCGCCTCCTCCCGCTCGAGGGCGAGGAGGGTGGCGCCGCGGGCGAGGGCGTCGGCGAGGAAGTCGTGGCCGTCGGCCTGGCTGCCGGGGACCGCGAAGAAGCCCACGCCGGGGCCGGCGGCCCGCGAGTCGGTGGTCACCTTCCCGATCTCCAGGCCAGCGAGGACGGAGCCCTCCGCCCCGGCCAGCCGCCGGTGCTCGATTCCCTGCATGAGATCGGGGAGCAGCACGTCAGCCTCGGGGTGCAAGCACGAGCTCCACGGGGGTGCCCGGTCCGGCCACGGTGCCCGGAAGGGGGTTCTGGTTCAGGACGATGCCCGAGCCGCTGGGGCGCGGCTCGAGCTTGCGCTCGGCCAGGAGGTCGATGGCCCGCAGCAGATCCATCCCCCGGGCGTCGGGCACGAGGGTCTTGCCCTCGGGCGGCGCGACCAGGCCCATGGGCAGGAGCGCGGTCATGGTCTCGGGGGCCTCCTCGGCGGGCTCCGGGGCGGCCTCGGCCACCGCCGGGAGGGGCTCGGTGGCCGGCACGCCGAGGTAGCGCAGGCTGTCCTCGGCGATCTCGCGGAAGGCCGGGCCGGCGACGACGCCGCCGTACTTCACGCCCTGCGGCTCGTCGATGACCACCAGGATGGTCAGGCGCGGCGCCTTCGAGGGGACGAAGCCGACGAAGGAGCCCACCCGGGCGTCGGGGGAGTAGCCGCCGATCAGGGGGTCGGGCTTCTGGGAGGTGCCGGTCTTGCCCGCGACCGTGAAGCCGGGCACCGCGGCCCGCGGGCCGGTGCCGCCGGGCCGGGCGACGTCCTCCATCATCCGGGTCAGGGCCTGGGTGGTGGCCTCGGAGAAGACCCGGCGCTCGAGGCGCGGGCCGCTCTCGATGACCTCGCCGTCGGCGGTCTCGATCCGCGAGACCAGGTAGGGCCGGAAGTAGTTGCCGCCGTTGGCGACCACCGAGGCCGCCGTCACCACCTGCAGGGGGGTGACCGCCGGGCCCTGGCCGAAGGACATGGTCGCCAGCTCGACCGGGCCGATCTTCCCGCGCTGGAACATGATGCCGGTCTGCTCGCCGGGGAGCTCGATCCCGCTGCGCCGGCCGAAGCCGAGGGACTCGAGGGTGTCGAGGAGGCGGTCGGGCCCGAGCATCGCGCCGATCTTCGCCGCGCCGATGTTCGAGGAGGTCGAGAGGATCTCGGAGACGGTGAGGGTCTTCTCGGGGTGGCTGTCGTGGATCGTCCGGCCGGCGAGCCGCATCGCCCCGCCCTCGGTGTCGATGACCGTGCGCGGTCCCACCAGGCCCGCCTCGAGGGCCGCGCCGAGGGTGAAGATCTTGAAGGTGGAGCCCGGCTCGTAGACGTCGGTGATGGTCCGGTTCCGGCGGCTGTCGCGGCTCGAGGCGCCGGCGTCGTTGGGGTTGTAGGTGGGGTAGCTGGCCATCGCCAGGAGCGCGCCGGTCTGCGGATCCATCACCAGGGCCATGCCCGCCTTGGCCTCGGCCTCCTTCACCGCCCGCTGCAGCGCCCGCTCGGTGATCCACTGGATGGTGCGATCGAGGGTGAGGGTCACCCTGCCGACCGAGGCGGTGGCCTCGTCGAAGGGATCGTCCTGGAGCAGGCGGCGGCCCCGGGCGTCCCGCAGCGCCGAGGCCGAGGCGCGCTGGCCGCGGAGGCGCCCGTCGAGGGAGAGCTCGAGCCCCTCGAGGCCCTTGCCGTCGATCCCGACGAAGCCCAGGACCTGCGCGGCCAGCTCCCGGTGAGGCGCGAAGCGCCGCGACTCGCCGACCAGGCGAACGCCCGGCAGCCCGAGGGCCTCGACGGCGCGGGCCTCGGCCGGCGGGATGCGCCGCTTCACCCAGGAGAAGTAGCGCCCCTTCGAGAGGCGCGCCTCGACCCGGGAGGGATCGAGGTGGAGCGCCCGGGCCAGCTGGCGGGCCGCGGCCGGGAGGTCGGGGAGCTTGCTCGGATCGACCGCCACCGACTCGACGTCCACCGAGAGGGCGAGGGCCTCGCCGTTGCGATCCTCGATCCGGGCACGCTGGTTCTGGACCACGACCTCGCGCAGCGTCTGGCTGCGCGCCATCTCGGAGAGGCGCTCGTGCTGGAGGACCTGCAGGTCCACCGCCCGCCAGGCCAGGGCGATCAGGCCGAGGCTCAGCACGACCCCCACGATCGCGACCCTCGCCCGCATCCAGGAGAGGGCCACCCGGTTGTCGGCCTTCTTCCGCCCGTCCCTGGAGCGGCTCTTCCCGGCGGGCCTAGCCATCCCCTCGGGCCTCGACGGCCGCCGGGGTGTCGCGGCGGGCGACCTTGGTGGGCGCGTTCGCCGGCTCGCGCACGACGGTGACCTCGCTGGCGCCCGGGGCGCGCATGCCCAGCTCCTGGCGGGCGATGCGCTCGATCCGGGCCGGCGCCTCGAGGGTCGCGACCTCCAGGTGCAGGCGCTCGTTCTCTCGCTGGAGGACCCGCTGCTCGCTGGTGGCCTGGGAGATGGCGTAGCCGATCCGCAGCCCCTCGATCCGCAGCCAGGTGTGGAAGAGGCCGGCCGCCGAGAAGGAGGCGACGATGAGGATCGCCGCGATCACCGGCAGGAGCTCGATGCGGCGCCGGGGCTCAGACATCGCTCACCTCCAGCCACTCGAGGGCGCGCAGGTGGGCCGAGCGGGCCCGGGGGTTGCGGGCGATCTCGTCCGCGTCGGGCTCGAGGCCCTTGCGGGTGAGCAGGCGGCCGCGGGCGACCTTGCCGCAGGCGCAGACCGGGAAGTCGGGGGGGCAGGTGCAGCCCCGGGCCAGCTCCCGCAGGGCCTGCTTCACCGGCCGGTCCTCGAGGGAGTGGAAGGAGAGGAAGGCCGCCCGCCCGCCGGTGCGCAGCACCGAGGGGAGGCTCGCCAGGAGGGCCTCGAGCTCGGCGAGCTCGTCGTTGACCCAGATCCGCAGGGCCTGGAAGGTGCGGGTGGCCGGGTGGATCCGGCGGCCCCGCTTGCCCCCGGAGCGCCCGGGGGGCACGAGGCCGGCGACGAGCTCGGCGAGGCGCCGGGTGCCGGTGAGCTCACCCTCCTCGAGGGCGGCGAGGATGGCCCGGGCGATCTTCCGGGAGGCCTTCTCGTCGCCGTAGCGCCAGAGCACGCCGGCCAGGGTGTCGGTGTCGACCGCGGCGAGGCGCTCGGCGAGGGAGGCGCTGCGGGTCTGGTCCATCCGCATGTCGAGGGGCCCGTTCTCCTGGAAGGAGAAGCCGCGGGCGGCGACGTCGAGCTGCGGGGAGGAGACCCCCAGGTCGGCGAAGAGGGCGTCGACCCGCCCTCCCCGTCCGGCGAGGATCGCCCCGGCCTCGGAGAAGGGGGCGTGCACGAGGGTGAGGCGGGGCTCGTCACCGAAGCGGGCGCGGGCCGCCTCGATCGCGTCGCGATCGCGATCGAGGGCGATGACCTCGGCGCCGGTGGCCAGGAGCAGGGCGGTGTGCCCGCCGCGGCCGAGGGTGCAGTCGAGGGCGCGCTTGCCCGGGCCGAGGACCGGCTCGAGCAGCGCGCGCACCTCGGCCTCCATCACCGGATGGTGTCCGTGAGGTGCGTTTGCGCTCGATGCCATCAGCTCGGTTACAGCAACAGCGGGCATGTCTCGATCAAGTGAGAGAAAGGCGCCCCGGATCGGTCCACACCCGGAGACGCCCACCGGTTCAGTTCATCTGCGGGACCCAGCTTCCACTCGCGCCGGCAACAAGATCGTAGGAGCGTTGCATTCGCTGTGCGCCGTGCGCCACGCAAGCGAGCTCCGGGGTGTCGAAGATCTGGAAGAGCTCGTCGACACCGGTGAAGCGCAGGATCTTCTCGAGGTAGCCCGAGAGCCCCGCCAGGAAGAGCGCGCCGCCGCTGCGGTGCAGCCGGCCCGCGCGCTCCACCAGGACCCCGAGGGTCATGTAGTTGATGTGATCGACCTCGGTGAGATCGAGGACGAAGCGCGTCTGACCCTGGCGCAGGCTCTCCGAGATGACGTTCTTCACGCGCACCATCTCGGAGTGGTTGATGTCGCCCTCGGGGGTGATGACCACCACACCAGTTCGGGTCTCGATTCTCGGCATGAGCTTTCCTCGCTTCAGATCTCGAGGTCGAGATCGGCGATGGCGGCCTGAACCTCGGCCGGGTCGAAGGACTGCGCGTCGGGAGTCCACTTGTCGCGGGCCCAGAGCTCGATGAAGGAGAGCTGGCCCACGAAGACGATCTCGCGCTCGAAGCCCGCGTAGGACCGGAGCGGAGGGGGGATGAGGATGCGGCCGTGGCGGTCGGCCGAGATCTCGTGGGCCCGGCCGATCAGGGCGCGCTTGACGGTCCGGACCCGCTGGTCCATCGAGGGCAGGGCGGCGAGCTTGCGCTCGAGCTCCTCCCAGGCCTGCAGGGGGTAGAGCAGGAGGCAGGCGTCGAGGCCTGCGGTCGCCACCAGCCGGTCCGATCCCCCCGTCGAGAGCTGCTCTCGGAAGGACGCCGGGAGGCTGGTCCGCCCCTTCGGGTCGATGGCGTGCTCGAATTCCCCCCTGAACATGCGGAATTCCTTGACCTCTTTGCTCCCCGGGAGGCGCTCACCGCTCCGCTCCCGATCCCATCTATGACACTTGATCCCACTTCATACCACTCTAGGCCGCGATACTGCCCGCGGGGGGGGACCCGGTCAAGCTTTTTTCCAAGTTTTTCCGGGCGTTTGCGCCTCTCGAACAGGATCACCACGGGTTGGGGTCCCGTGATACAGGTTCCACAATATGTAGTGCCACAAGATGTAGGGAGATACCCGATGGTGCGTACCCTCTCCGACACCTGAATGGGTCATTTAACCCATTTTCGGGTCTCCGGCGTCCCGGCGCTTGACCCGGCCCCGGGGGATGATGACCATGCCGCCCATGGACGAGCTTCCGGTCGCTCTGCTCACGGCTCGCGCTCGCGCCAGCGAGGCGGCCCCCGAGCCCTTCGATCTGGAGGCGGCCGAGGGTCTGCGCCGGGTGCTGGGGGACCTCTTCCTCGAGACCCGCCCCCTCCTCCTGCGCCTGCCGGCACGGGGGAGCATCGAGCCCTCCCTGAAGACGGTCCTGGAGGAGGCCCTGGGCCGGGTGGCCCGCTCCTACGAGGCCCTCTGCGCCCACCGCGAGGAGAGCCCCTCCCTCCTGCCGGTGCTGCAGGCCCTGAAGCGCTCGCTGGAGCTGGAGGCCCGGGCGCTGGAGGCCGGGCTGGCCGGTGACCGGAGCGCGGCCCTCGAGCACGAGGCCGGGGCCCGGGAGCTGCTCGAGCGGGCCCGCAGCGGCTCCGAGGCCGAGGCCGGCGAGCCCGCCCGCTCGGTCGTCTTCGACCGGGTCACCGGGCGCTCCCGCTACGACGCCAGCGAGGAGCCGGATCTCACCTACCCCCTGCGCTGCCCGCAGGAGAGCTGCGGCGAGCCCGGCCGCTACCCCCTCGCCGCCTCGGTCTCCACTCACCGGCTGACCTGCCGGGCCTGCGAGCTGCCGATGACCGCCTACGTCGGGGTGGTCGAGTCGGCGAAGGCCGAGCGCAGCACCCAGTCCACCGCGCACGAGGTGCGGACCAGCGACTTCGACGGCACCGGCCGCACCCTGCGCTTCGAGGAGGCGTCGGGTCCGGCGCCCCTCGAGCTGGGCGAGAAGGACCTGGTCGTCGTCCTCTACGACGACGACGATCGCCTCTGCATCGTGAAGAACATGACCCGGGGCGGCGAGGTCTGGGTGGCCCCCCGCTCCCGCTGCTTCGTCGTCGCCGCGGCCACCTCCCCCGACGCCCCCGAGGTGCGCACCCTGCGCGCCTTCCGCGAGGCC contains these protein-coding regions:
- the mraY gene encoding phospho-N-acetylmuramoyl-pentapeptide-transferase yields the protein MIYNLLYPYVDAWPLLNVLRYPSFRITMAGLTALMVSLFLGPWFIRQLRVAQHGKDTVREDTPESHQEKQGTPSMGGVLILISLLLGTLLWADLRSRLVWTVVMVTFSFGVIGFLDDWTKFRNKSKGLSGKMRLALEFGLAGLFLLIFNTDLDLTVVSEFPWVLVGYGIDTHVALPFVGTHLFNPDLGWLYPFLALGVIVGTANGTNLTDGLDGLAIGPSIVAAMTWLVLAYVAGTVLSGFNLAEYLYIPHIDGASELSVYCAALAGAGIGFLWYNTYPASVFMGDVGSLALGGGLGTLAILTKNELVSAIVHGLFLLEALSVIVQVGSFKLTGKRVFRMAPIHHHFELKGWQEPKIIVRAWVISIMFALIALAGLKLR
- a CDS encoding UDP-N-acetylmuramoyl-L-alanyl-D-glutamate--2,6-diaminopimelate ligase, producing MLLPDLMQGIEHRRLAGAEGSVLAGLEIGKVTTDSRAAGPGVGFFAVPGSQADGHDFLADALARGATLLALEREEAAPALSPDQAEGVAVLRVEDGRAALAEAAANLAGRPAERLPLVGITGTNGKTTVSWILESIARAAGRPSGLVGTVAFRFAGIERPATHTTPGPEILQPLLAEMVEAGTELAVLEVSSHALDQRRVEGCRFRAAVFTGLSRDHLDYHPDLESYFQAKARLFHEHLEPGAAAVVSLDGEWGRRLHTELAERGLEPVGTSATDEPAEGAAAFASEIRLGLEGIRATLHLPRTGALPIRSEMVGRHNLANLLSAAATAEALGISGEQIREGIAAFPGPPGRLQRVADPRAGTAPRHTFVDYAHTDDALLRVIEGLRLLSPPSARIVVVFGCGGDRDRGKRPLMAAAAARADRVVVTSDNPRSEDPEAIIAEILPGLPVGCEHQVEADRRRAIEQAAGLAGPGDVLLIAGKGHETYQLIGDRKLPFDDAKVAASALLTVAPESRSPVAPGTRGGGAEG
- a CDS encoding UDP-N-acetylmuramoyl-tripeptide--D-alanyl-D-alanine ligase → MKRDGFTTSEVIDATGASHRAGEGSAAPATFAAVSTDTRSLSEGQLFVALEGERFDGHDFLATAAQGGATGAVVRAGHPKLADAPSALSLFLVPDTERALGDLARHHRRRFAGLPLVAITGSNGKTTTRALTAAALGASLGAGHATTGNLNNLIGVPLTLFSLGEAHAFSVVEMGMNAPGEIARLTEIAEPTLGLVTNAAGVHLEGLGSLEGVARAKAELYQGLPAGAVALANADDALLLPLAREAARTRGLALQTFGRAADADLRLLEVETLAGGRQRVTVRVGGAETLTFELGLLGSHNALNACAALAVARALGADLAAAAVALGAVEPVGRRLRRTTTRGGAILLDDCYNANLVSMGAALQTATALAALTPGGGGRVFAALGDMLELGPHAEAHHRELGALAARAGLEGLVAFGPLSASTAAAAREGGLEACQHTEEPAEAAAALGAAREGDVVLVKGSRGMRMERIVALLEEEVSA
- a CDS encoding penicillin-binding transpeptidase domain-containing protein gives rise to the protein MARPAGKSRSRDGRKKADNRVALSWMRARVAIVGVVLSLGLIALAWRAVDLQVLQHERLSEMARSQTLREVVVQNQRARIEDRNGEALALSVDVESVAVDPSKLPDLPAAARQLARALHLDPSRVEARLSKGRYFSWVKRRIPPAEARAVEALGLPGVRLVGESRRFAPHRELAAQVLGFVGIDGKGLEGLELSLDGRLRGQRASASALRDARGRRLLQDDPFDEATASVGRVTLTLDRTIQWITERALQRAVKEAEAKAGMALVMDPQTGALLAMASYPTYNPNDAGASSRDSRRNRTITDVYEPGSTFKIFTLGAALEAGLVGPRTVIDTEGGAMRLAGRTIHDSHPEKTLTVSEILSTSSNIGAAKIGAMLGPDRLLDTLESLGFGRRSGIELPGEQTGIMFQRGKIGPVELATMSFGQGPAVTPLQVVTAASVVANGGNYFRPYLVSRIETADGEVIESGPRLERRVFSEATTQALTRMMEDVARPGGTGPRAAVPGFTVAGKTGTSQKPDPLIGGYSPDARVGSFVGFVPSKAPRLTILVVIDEPQGVKYGGVVAGPAFREIAEDSLRYLGVPATEPLPAVAEAAPEPAEEAPETMTALLPMGLVAPPEGKTLVPDARGMDLLRAIDLLAERKLEPRPSGSGIVLNQNPLPGTVAGPGTPVELVLAPRG
- the ftsL gene encoding cell division protein FtsL, with the protein product MSEPRRRIELLPVIAAILIVASFSAAGLFHTWLRIEGLRIGYAISQATSEQRVLQRENERLHLEVATLEAPARIERIARQELGMRAPGASEVTVVREPANAPTKVARRDTPAAVEARGDG
- the murD gene encoding UDP-N-acetylmuramoyl-L-alanine--D-glutamate ligase, which encodes MTTTLHYGPPYALEGLKVLVVGWGRSGQAAAKLCLREGASVKATDARESDAPADPALAAVELVLGRHEVEDFRQADLIVVSPGVPSGIPELRAAGEAGVPILGELELAASFFTGTPVVALTGTNGKSTTTALLGELFTAAGQKVFVGGNLGRPASEATLCGQRFDAIVLEVSSFQLETVRHFHPRVAVVLNLTPDHLDRHGDMEGYAAAKARIFERCSAEAGDALVLNGDDAHTAAMAEAAPCATHLFVHGAGRPASASIEEGRVVFQAGDGAVERYRLENPALRGPHNEANAAAAVLAGRLMGLRPGAIELGLQRFGGLPHRLESVRTHGGVEWVNDSKATNVDSAVTGLSAFAAGVILVAGGRGKGASYAPLAAAGRGRLKAVLGIGEEGPALVEALREVTHGPAEIVGTLEAAVERARELSGAGETVLLSPACASYDQFPNYEVRGQRFRELVEALP
- the rsmH gene encoding 16S rRNA (cytosine(1402)-N(4))-methyltransferase RsmH; protein product: MASSANAPHGHHPVMEAEVRALLEPVLGPGKRALDCTLGRGGHTALLLATGAEVIALDRDRDAIEAARARFGDEPRLTLVHAPFSEAGAILAGRGGRVDALFADLGVSSPQLDVAARGFSFQENGPLDMRMDQTRSASLAERLAAVDTDTLAGVLWRYGDEKASRKIARAILAALEEGELTGTRRLAELVAGLVPPGRSGGKRGRRIHPATRTFQALRIWVNDELAELEALLASLPSVLRTGGRAAFLSFHSLEDRPVKQALRELARGCTCPPDFPVCACGKVARGRLLTRKGLEPDADEIARNPRARSAHLRALEWLEVSDV
- the ftsW gene encoding putative lipid II flippase FtsW, with the protein product MSTRRVDPVLLWAFLLLTGIGLVMVYSASAVAAEHRTGEPLRYLLAQLGAAGIGLMAMLACIQLGSERLRHLAPLALLVAIALLCLVFLPGIGVTANGATRWVRLGVLSFQPSEVAKPAVVLYLAWTLSRKGDDKVRSLGGGFLGPGLLAGIPILLILMQPDFGTAVTLSFVVGVLLFLAGTRMRYLGLAAMMAVPAAVYLVVATPYRMRRVLAFLDPWATRDDAGYQVAESLISIGAGGVTGLGLGDGRQKLFFLPEAHTDFIFSILGEELGLLGVVAVLLLFGLIVWRGLRAAYRAETRFGAYLALGLTTLLALQAVLNMAVAMGLLPTKGLALPFLSYGGSSLVISLAMAGVLLGLSAEEGGFLRPSPGVRR